One part of the Gemmatimonadota bacterium genome encodes these proteins:
- a CDS encoding sulfite exporter TauE/SafE family protein, with protein sequence MTTLGLVLALLVGVSLGLLGGGGSILTVPIFVYALGIEAKSAIAMSLAVVSVTALVGAVTHWRVGNVALRTAFLFAPFAMAGTFAGARMSAFFSGAGQLTLFAFVMLAAAGFMLHGRPDPPDEGDVASPFRLAFVALLGLVVGVLTGLVGVGGGFLIVPALVLLARVPMKRAVGTSLLVIALNAGSGFWGYLGLVDVLWSFMAGFAAVAIVGILIGTRLVRHVPALALRKAFAVFLIGMGLLILYQNRAVLFGDPGADSPGAAEARAPAGDPAREVAAIGATDARPRFDRPVSG encoded by the coding sequence GTGACTACGCTCGGACTCGTTCTCGCGCTACTGGTCGGCGTCTCCCTCGGACTACTGGGCGGCGGCGGCTCTATCCTCACGGTGCCGATCTTCGTCTACGCCCTCGGGATCGAGGCGAAGTCGGCCATCGCCATGAGTCTGGCGGTGGTGTCGGTCACCGCGCTGGTGGGCGCGGTCACTCACTGGCGGGTGGGCAACGTGGCGCTGCGGACAGCGTTCCTGTTCGCGCCGTTCGCAATGGCCGGGACCTTCGCGGGAGCCCGCATGTCCGCGTTTTTCAGCGGGGCCGGGCAGCTGACCTTGTTCGCCTTCGTGATGCTGGCCGCGGCGGGCTTCATGCTGCACGGTAGGCCCGACCCTCCGGACGAGGGCGACGTGGCGTCGCCCTTCCGCCTGGCCTTCGTGGCGCTGCTGGGTCTGGTTGTAGGCGTGCTCACGGGGTTGGTAGGCGTGGGAGGCGGCTTCCTGATCGTACCGGCGCTGGTCCTCCTGGCGAGGGTACCCATGAAGCGCGCCGTGGGCACCTCCCTGCTCGTGATCGCGTTGAACGCGGGCAGCGGCTTCTGGGGCTACTTGGGGTTGGTGGATGTGCTGTGGTCCTTCATGGCGGGCTTCGCCGCCGTGGCCATCGTGGGCATCCTCATCGGCACCCGACTCGTCCGCCACGTCCCCGCGCTGGCGCTCCGAAAGGCATTCGCCGTGTTCTTGATCGGGATGGGCCTCCTGATCCTCTACCAGAACCGCGCGGTGCTGTTCGGCGATCCGGGCGCCGACTCCCCTGGCGCGGCCGAGGCGCGAGCGCCCGCCGGTGATCCGGCGAGGGAGGTCGCCGCGATCGGGGCGACGGACGCTCGGCCTCGGTTCGATAGGCCCGTCAGCGGGTAA
- a CDS encoding M20/M25/M40 family metallo-hydrolase has translation MNTQPPLIDEPRTLDLLRRLVRTPSINPALCRADPRGLWAGEAEVAKLVADELAAAGCEVDWREPLPGRVSVVGRLRGRGDGRSLMLNGHLDTVDVDGMAEPFSGRLGGGRVFGRGAYDMKGGVAAVLAAVRTLAGRPEPLAGDVFVAAVADEETESLGMRDVLTTYRPDGAVVTEPTGLALCVAHKGFVWLEVTALGRAAHGSRPDLGVDANVRLGEVLAGVGRLAVELGQRPPHPLLGPPSIHAGRVWGGSGESTYAESATAVLERRTLPGEDASVAEAEVRAVLGEDAGRDDLDVRVLLERPAFEAAADSRLVGVVKDVLERGGREAGVVGEGPWMDAAFLAAAGVDTVVIGPAGSGAHAAEEWVDADSVVALAGVLAEAAENYCGRSAD, from the coding sequence ATGAACACCCAGCCTCCGCTCATCGACGAACCACGCACCCTGGATCTCCTGCGCCGATTGGTGCGCACTCCGTCTATCAACCCGGCGCTGTGCCGCGCGGATCCCAGGGGTCTGTGGGCGGGCGAAGCCGAGGTGGCCAAGCTGGTGGCCGATGAGCTGGCCGCGGCCGGCTGCGAGGTGGACTGGCGCGAGCCGCTGCCGGGCCGGGTGAGCGTGGTGGGTCGCCTGAGGGGACGAGGCGATGGGCGCTCCCTCATGCTCAACGGGCACCTGGACACGGTGGACGTCGACGGCATGGCCGAGCCGTTCAGCGGGCGCCTCGGCGGCGGACGGGTATTCGGCCGCGGCGCGTACGACATGAAGGGCGGCGTCGCCGCCGTCCTCGCAGCCGTGCGTACGCTCGCCGGACGCCCGGAGCCGCTCGCGGGCGACGTGTTCGTGGCGGCGGTCGCGGACGAAGAGACCGAAAGCCTCGGTATGCGCGACGTGCTGACCACCTATCGGCCGGACGGGGCTGTCGTGACCGAGCCGACCGGGCTGGCTCTGTGCGTGGCCCACAAAGGCTTCGTGTGGCTCGAGGTGACCGCCCTCGGCCGCGCGGCGCACGGGAGTCGGCCGGACCTCGGCGTGGACGCGAACGTGCGACTCGGCGAGGTACTGGCCGGCGTGGGGCGTCTGGCCGTCGAGCTGGGCCAGCGTCCACCGCACCCGCTGCTGGGGCCGCCGTCCATTCACGCGGGGCGCGTGTGGGGAGGGAGCGGCGAGAGCACGTACGCCGAGAGCGCGACCGCGGTGCTGGAGCGTCGAACGCTGCCGGGCGAGGACGCGAGCGTCGCCGAGGCGGAGGTGCGCGCCGTGCTGGGGGAAGATGCCGGCCGTGACGACCTGGACGTGCGCGTGCTCCTGGAACGCCCGGCGTTCGAAGCCGCCGCCGACTCGCGTCTGGTCGGCGTGGTCAAGGACGTGCTCGAGCGGGGCGGACGCGAAGCCGGCGTGGTGGGCGAGGGGCCCTGGATGGACGCCGCTTTTCTGGCCGCCGCCGGGGTCGACACCGTGGTCATCGGGCCCGCAGGAAGCGGCGCCCACGCCGCCGAGGAGTGGGTTGATGCGGACTCGGTGGTAGCCCTCGCGGGGGTGCTCGCCGAAGCCGCCGAAAACTACTGCGGGCGCTCCGCCGACTGA
- a CDS encoding BamA/TamA family outer membrane protein: MTLGIRRPLSLAVLAAALAAEVAAAQSIPPDVGRVDASRAIAGDTVTIIPSQSYRAGGFHRFLLGSGYRDLWEQPLRVEVLDLASFAGGLAPSERGGGAQTMSLRLTGGDGATYLFRSVDKDAARALDPVLRESLAKDIMQDQIAQLLPSSALVVAPILEAAGVLHAVPRLYVMPDDPRLEEFRADFAGVLGLVEVRPDEDAGFAGSDRIVGSESFLERLEDDADNVIDAEDFLRARLLDVMLGDWDRHPDQWRWAAFDSAGLRVWRPIPRDRDWALSRLDGMMALAVAGIWPHYVGFGQNYRSAWRSTWSGRRLDRELLSGVSADTWARVAAELQRRVTDDVIGRAVGRMPEPHRVAIGDRIAAALKRRRDGLAAFALDFYALLAENPDVYGTDEEELARAEVLGDGSVRLTLAAAARDGAQDGRLFFDRTFRPDETADIRVYLRGDDDRFVATGDARTPIIVRVIGGGGDDRLEDRSSAGVARFYDHRGDNVGDGIDARPFDRPRDLSSNVHGAYARDWGSLVARAPVAGLDSDDGFVIGVRMSWLRYGFRKHPIERRVSVEAAVGTFTGLPRVILEFELREVAPELSLHLTAKLSGLERDHFYGFGNETEEIPTGDFPTFDADEAEEFFRAERWDGRVGASLRWDPSPALFLEAGPFLRVTRDRDEDGRFLALTQPLGFGDFEEAGVAGRFRWEGRDTPAYPTGGAALELEAALVPAALDVASTFGSLAGDVAAYVTARAPFEATLGARLRAHKVWGTPPYQEAAFLGGRGSLRGFRSDRFAGDAAAVGTVELRVPLAHFRALVPGELGLMGLSDIGRVWFDGEDSGRWHGAGGGGLFIALLERRATVSLYTARGGGRTAFYVGSAITY; encoded by the coding sequence ATGACCCTGGGAATCCGACGCCCGTTGTCCCTCGCGGTCCTCGCCGCCGCGCTCGCCGCCGAAGTCGCGGCGGCGCAGTCCATCCCCCCGGACGTCGGCCGGGTCGATGCCTCCCGGGCTATCGCGGGGGACACGGTCACGATAATCCCCAGCCAGTCCTACCGGGCCGGCGGCTTCCATCGCTTCCTGCTGGGGTCGGGATACCGCGACCTGTGGGAGCAGCCGCTACGCGTGGAGGTCCTCGACCTGGCCTCTTTCGCGGGCGGCCTGGCTCCTTCCGAACGCGGCGGCGGAGCGCAGACGATGTCGCTGCGCCTGACCGGAGGCGACGGCGCCACCTACCTCTTCCGGTCCGTCGACAAGGACGCCGCTCGCGCCCTCGACCCGGTGCTCCGCGAGTCGCTCGCGAAAGACATCATGCAGGATCAGATCGCGCAGCTTCTGCCTTCCTCCGCGCTCGTCGTCGCCCCGATCCTCGAGGCCGCGGGCGTGCTCCACGCGGTGCCACGGCTGTACGTGATGCCGGACGACCCGCGGCTGGAAGAGTTCCGGGCGGACTTCGCCGGGGTCCTGGGGCTGGTCGAGGTGCGCCCCGACGAGGACGCGGGCTTCGCCGGTTCCGATCGCATCGTGGGGTCGGAGAGCTTCCTGGAACGGCTCGAGGACGACGCCGACAACGTCATCGACGCAGAGGACTTCCTGCGGGCTCGCTTGCTCGACGTCATGCTCGGGGACTGGGATCGCCACCCCGACCAGTGGCGCTGGGCGGCGTTCGACTCGGCCGGGTTGCGGGTCTGGCGCCCTATCCCCAGGGATCGCGACTGGGCGCTGAGCAGGCTCGACGGCATGATGGCGCTGGCGGTGGCGGGGATCTGGCCGCACTACGTGGGCTTCGGCCAGAACTACCGGTCCGCGTGGCGCTCCACGTGGAGCGGGCGGCGCCTGGACCGGGAACTCTTGTCGGGGGTGTCCGCGGACACGTGGGCGCGGGTGGCCGCCGAGCTGCAGCGGCGCGTGACCGACGACGTGATCGGTCGGGCCGTAGGGCGGATGCCCGAGCCTCACAGGGTCGCGATCGGAGACCGGATCGCCGCCGCGCTCAAACGGCGCCGCGACGGGCTCGCCGCGTTCGCCCTCGATTTCTACGCGCTGCTGGCGGAGAACCCGGACGTGTACGGCACGGACGAGGAGGAGCTGGCTCGGGCCGAGGTGCTCGGGGACGGTTCGGTGCGCCTCACGCTCGCGGCGGCTGCACGGGACGGGGCGCAGGACGGCAGACTCTTCTTCGACCGCACCTTCCGCCCGGACGAGACCGCCGATATCAGAGTCTACCTGCGCGGTGACGACGACCGGTTCGTGGCCACCGGAGACGCCCGGACGCCGATCATCGTGCGGGTGATCGGCGGCGGGGGCGACGACCGCCTGGAGGACAGGTCGAGCGCCGGCGTAGCCCGCTTCTACGATCACCGTGGCGACAACGTCGGTGACGGGATCGACGCGCGACCGTTCGACCGTCCGCGGGATCTCTCCAGCAACGTCCACGGCGCCTATGCGCGCGACTGGGGGTCGCTCGTGGCGCGCGCCCCGGTGGCCGGGCTCGACTCCGACGACGGCTTCGTCATCGGCGTCCGCATGAGCTGGCTGCGCTACGGGTTTCGCAAGCACCCCATCGAGCGTCGCGTAAGCGTGGAGGCCGCGGTGGGCACCTTCACGGGACTGCCGAGGGTAATTCTCGAGTTCGAGTTGCGAGAGGTGGCGCCGGAGCTGAGCCTGCACCTCACGGCGAAGCTGAGCGGGCTCGAGCGCGACCATTTCTACGGTTTCGGCAACGAGACCGAGGAGATCCCGACGGGAGACTTCCCGACGTTCGACGCCGACGAAGCCGAGGAGTTCTTCCGCGCCGAACGCTGGGACGGCAGGGTGGGCGCCAGCCTACGCTGGGATCCCTCGCCGGCGCTATTCCTGGAGGCCGGCCCGTTCCTGCGCGTCACCCGCGACCGGGACGAAGACGGGCGTTTCCTGGCGCTGACCCAGCCCCTTGGCTTCGGCGACTTCGAGGAGGCGGGCGTGGCCGGCCGCTTCAGGTGGGAGGGACGCGACACCCCCGCGTATCCCACCGGCGGCGCCGCGCTGGAGCTGGAGGCGGCGCTCGTGCCCGCCGCGCTGGACGTGGCCTCGACGTTCGGCAGCCTGGCCGGCGATGTCGCGGCCTACGTGACCGCCCGCGCGCCGTTCGAGGCCACGCTCGGCGCCCGCCTGCGCGCGCACAAGGTGTGGGGCACGCCGCCCTACCAGGAGGCGGCGTTTCTGGGCGGCCGCGGCTCCCTCCGGGGCTTTCGCAGCGACCGCTTCGCGGGAGACGCGGCCGCCGTCGGCACCGTGGAGCTACGCGTCCCGCTCGCCCACTTCCGCGCGTTGGTCCCCGGGGAGCTCGGGCTCATGGGGCTGAGCGACATCGGACGCGTCTGGTTCGACGGCGAGGACTCCGGCCGCTGGCACGGCGCCGGCGGCGGCGGGCTCTTCATCGCGCTCCTGGAACGGCGAGCGACGGTGTCGCTCTACACCGCGCGCGGCGGCGGACGCACGGCCTTCTACGTCGGCAGCGCCATCACCTACTAG
- a CDS encoding M28 family peptidase — protein sequence MARRRLRASALALVLAGCGADAEPEPEPAAEVAALRSADAVAGVIAGIGSDDILQRVGFLADDRLRGRDTPSPGLDSAAAYIAREFDRMGLERGGEAGLFQQRYPYPLVERAGDPVLIAASGEELVLGTHFAAAPGSPGTGQDAEAVYLDIDGPRDAFAEARGRIAVMPLAGDPADRAWRISRSSAVRQATAAGAAAALLVLDASVGPAGFARLDEATSRPGRVLGGAQEQIPVFYVAREAAAGLFPETDLVGFWDDAVAGDVPPRTAGVLTYRATARESDAATAPNVAGVLRGSDPALADSYVVFSAHMDHVGVGRPDESGDSIYNGADDDASGTSALLEIAEAFAALDTPPARSVMFLAVSGEEKGLLGSRWFSDHPTVPVASIVANINIDMVARNAPDSIVVIGQEYSSLGPLVRGVASGYPELGLTVSEDLWPEQRFFFRSDHFNFARHEIPALFFFAGVHEDYHRPSDEIELIDADKVARVARLAFLTGLAVADDEEPPRWEPEGLEEVRALTR from the coding sequence GCTGGTGCTGGCCGGTTGTGGCGCCGACGCCGAGCCCGAACCGGAGCCGGCGGCCGAGGTCGCTGCGCTGCGGTCGGCGGACGCCGTCGCAGGCGTGATCGCGGGCATCGGGTCCGACGATATCCTCCAGCGTGTAGGCTTCCTGGCCGACGACCGACTGCGCGGCAGGGACACGCCCAGCCCGGGACTGGACAGCGCGGCGGCGTACATCGCGCGCGAGTTCGATCGCATGGGGCTGGAGCGCGGCGGGGAGGCGGGACTCTTCCAGCAGCGCTACCCGTATCCGCTCGTGGAGCGCGCCGGCGACCCGGTCCTGATCGCCGCGTCCGGCGAGGAGCTGGTCCTCGGGACGCACTTCGCGGCGGCGCCGGGCTCGCCGGGGACCGGCCAGGACGCCGAGGCCGTGTACCTGGACATCGACGGCCCTCGCGACGCGTTCGCGGAGGCGCGGGGCCGCATCGCCGTCATGCCCCTCGCCGGAGATCCGGCGGATCGCGCCTGGCGGATCAGCAGATCGTCCGCGGTGCGGCAAGCCACCGCCGCAGGGGCCGCCGCCGCGCTGCTGGTGCTCGACGCCTCCGTGGGCCCGGCCGGCTTCGCGCGGCTGGACGAGGCGACCTCTCGCCCAGGGCGCGTGCTGGGCGGCGCGCAGGAGCAGATCCCGGTGTTCTACGTGGCGCGCGAGGCTGCCGCAGGACTCTTTCCCGAGACCGACCTGGTGGGCTTCTGGGATGACGCCGTGGCCGGGGACGTCCCTCCGCGGACCGCCGGCGTCCTCACCTATCGAGCGACGGCCCGCGAGAGCGACGCCGCCACCGCGCCGAACGTGGCCGGCGTGCTGCGCGGCTCCGACCCCGCGCTGGCCGACTCGTACGTGGTCTTCAGCGCGCACATGGACCACGTGGGCGTCGGCCGCCCCGACGAGTCCGGCGACTCGATCTACAACGGCGCGGACGACGACGCGTCGGGCACGTCCGCCTTGCTGGAGATCGCCGAGGCGTTCGCCGCGCTCGACACCCCGCCCGCGCGCTCGGTCATGTTCCTGGCCGTCAGCGGCGAGGAGAAGGGACTGCTGGGGTCGCGCTGGTTCAGCGACCACCCGACGGTGCCCGTGGCGTCCATCGTCGCCAACATCAACATCGACATGGTCGCCCGCAATGCCCCGGATTCGATCGTCGTGATCGGGCAGGAGTACTCGTCATTGGGCCCGCTCGTCCGCGGCGTGGCCAGCGGCTATCCGGAGCTGGGGCTGACGGTCTCCGAGGACCTGTGGCCCGAGCAGCGCTTCTTCTTCCGCAGCGACCATTTCAACTTCGCCCGGCACGAGATCCCGGCGCTGTTCTTCTTCGCCGGGGTGCACGAGGACTACCACAGGCCTTCGGATGAAATCGAGCTGATCGACGCGGACAAGGTGGCGCGGGTGGCTCGCCTCGCCTTCCTGACCGGGCTGGCGGTGGCCGACGACGAGGAGCCGCCGCGCTGGGAGCCGGAGGGACTGGAGGAGGTGCGGGCGCTTACCCGCTGA